The Triticum aestivum cultivar Chinese Spring chromosome 7B, IWGSC CS RefSeq v2.1, whole genome shotgun sequence genome window below encodes:
- the LOC123161219 gene encoding probable jasmonic acid carboxyl methyltransferase 2 has protein sequence MASEQTVHMNGGQGDTSYARNSSLQNAEQSRMRPLIEEAIADLLRASASLPRSMVVADLGCSSGPNALTLVSISVDAIRGQCLRSQQPPVEVCVFLNDLPDNDFNMVVKSLVAFQQSNRSVVTGVIPGSFYGRLFTSGSLHLVCSANSLHWLSEAPEELRRNKIPAYDIDEHVRRGRRRVVIGAYARQFRKDFKLFLELRAKELVAGGRLVVSLAGRRSEEPAAEFTHAWESVALILSDMVSKGVINKAKFDTFYIPIYGPSDEELRGIIQAEGSFSIREMQVNEPTSNVESTLISSSKMASLLRAGFEPIIVQHFGSSGEIMDEFVRTAERRWNQQGSLEAELARNRRVILVVSLKKKV, from the exons ATGGCTTCCGAGCAGACGGTGCACATGAACGGAGGACAAGGGGACACAAGCTATGCCCGCAACTCCAGTCTGCAG AACGCTGAGCAGAGCAGGATGAGGCCCCTCATAGAAGAGGCCATCGCCGATCTACTCCGAGCCAGCGCCTCCTTGCCGAGAAGCATGGTGGTCGCGGACTTGGGATGCTCCTCCGGCCCAAACGCGCTCACTCTGGTGTCTATCTCCGTTGACGCCATCCGCGGTCAGTGTCTTCGTTCCCAGCAGCCACCGGTGGAAGTCTGCGTCTTCCTCAACGATCTTCCAGACAACGATTTCAACATGGTGGTGAAGAGCTTGGTGGCGTTCCAGCAAAGCAACAGGTCGGTTGTTACAGGTGTTATACCAGGGTCATTCTACGGGAGGCTCTTCACCAGTGGCTCCTTGCATCTCGTCTGCTCGGCCAACAGCCTCCACTGGCTCTCCGAG GCTCCTGAAGAACTGAGGAGGAACAAGATCCCGGCATACGACATCGATGAGCATGTGAGGCGAGGAAGACGGCGTGTGGTCATTGGAGCCTATGCAAGGCAGTTCAGGAAAGATTTCAAGCTTTTTCTTGAGCTGAGAGCCAAAGAATTGGTCGCCGGGGGTCGATTGGTTGTTTCCCTTGCTGGGAGGCGCTCTGAAGAACCTGCTGCCGAATTCACTCATGCCTGGGAATCAGTTGCCCTTATATTAAGTGACATGGTCTCAAAG GGTGTGATTAACAAAGCAAAGTTTGATACTTTCTACATACCGATATACGGACCTTCCGATGAAGAGCTGAGGGGGATCATTCAAGCAGAGGGTTCTTTCTCAATAAGGGAGATGCAAGTGAATGAGCCTACAAGCAATGTGGAAAGCACGCTGATCTCCTCGAGCAAGATGGCCAGTCTGCTGAGAGCTGGATTTGAGCCGATAATAGTCCAACATTTTGGGTCGTCTGGGGAGATCATGGATGAATTTGTGAGGACTGCCGAACGACGCTGGAACCAGCAGGGCAGCTTGGAAGCGGAGCTGGCTAGAAACCGGCGAGTTATTTTGGTTGTGTCGCTTAAAAAGAAGGTATAA
- the LOC123161221 gene encoding uncharacterized protein, giving the protein MEDHFGRRISREEEAVVKPTRSFRYEDYSTRRVFLRSYPLQWDSPAPGGGDEKKGEVEDDDEERYDGAGRDRRWKRQVVVAVVEWGEDKLLLLRRVKKRLALYLIGCHYSRPALPYKSGGSCTTAMLKSM; this is encoded by the coding sequence ATGGAGGATCACTTCGGCCGGAGGATATccagggaggaggaggcggtggtgaaGCCGACGAGGAGCTTCCGGTACGAGGACTACAGCACCAGGAGGGTGTTCCTGCGCAGCTACCCTCTGCAGTGGGACTCGCCGGcgcccggcggcggcgacgagaagaagggcgaggtggaggacgacgacgaggagcggtACGACGGCGCCGGCCGCGACAGGAGGTGGAAGcggcaggtggtggtggcggtggtggagtggGGGGAGGACAAGCTGCTGCTGCTCAGGCGGGTCAAGAAGCGGCTGGCGCTCTACCTCATCGGCTGCCACTACAGCCGCCCCGCGCTGCCGTACAAGTCCGGCGGCTCATGCACCACCGCCATGCTCAAGTCCATGTGA